The Bacteroidota bacterium genome segment GGCCTGCGGCGATCCGGGATTTAACATCAGTACGGCGTTTACCCAGCTTACCCAGCAATATGGCGTACCGGCAAACAAAATTAATGTGGGCGTTGCGTTCTACGGCCGTAGCCAAACCGGCTTCACCGGCCTCTGCCAGGCTACCTCGGGCAATGCCGCCACCACAGCTTTCCCGCCCGACGGCGTGCCGCTTTATTACGAAATTGCAGCTCAGCAGAGCCAATATACCTTCAACTGGGACAATCAGGCTCAGGTGCCGTGGCTGAATAACAGCAATGGCGTTTTCCTTTCATATGACAATGAGCAGTCGATAGCCCTGAAAGCCCAGTTTGTTGTAAGTAACGGTGCACGTGGCGCCATTATCTGGGAAATTACAGGCGATTATCTCGAAACGGCACCGGGTTCGGGCGTTATTGCAGGCACACCGCTGGCCGATACCTTGAATGCCGTGTTTTGTGCCTCACCGCTTGGTGCTCAAGTTTTAGCTACTGCAACACAGTGTCAGCTCGCGCCAAATCCGGCCAACAACCTCGTTAATATTATGCCTGCCCCAACCAGCCCCGCCACAGTCCGCATTTTTACGGCCACCGGCGCACTCATCGAAAACCAGCTTTTACCCGCAGGAGCTAACACGCTGAATATCAATAATCTTTCAACAGGCGTATATCTGCTTTCCATTGAAACAGCAGAAGGCATCAGTTGGCAGAAACTGATTAAGAACTAAGCATGTGTGTTTTCAACAAGGCACATTGGAGTAAATAGCGCTTTTTTTAACCGGAAAGTCGGCGCAGGCCAAAGTTTTTACTACATTTGCACCCTGTTGCCCGAAAAGGGAAACAAACCGTTCTTTCTCAGTAAATTTCAAATCCAAATAAATACGCGCAACTATGCCGAAAATGAAAACCAATTCCAGTGCAAAAAAGCGCTTTGCGCTCACCGGAACGGGTAAAATCAAGCGTAAGCATGCGTTCAAGCGTCACATCCTTACCAAAAAGGAAACTGCACGTAAGCGTCGCCTCACAAACGATGGACTCGTTTCAAAAGGAGACATGAACAACGTGAAGGCCATGCTTTGCATGTAAGGTGTACGAATTGAACCATTAATTACGTACCGGTTTATCCGAAAACAAGTTAAACCCGGCTTGAGGTAACAAGCTTCTGATTGAGTTCAGAACACCCAAAGCCAAAACGAAAAACAAAATGCCAAGATCAGTCAATCATGTCGCTTCACGCGCCCGTCGTAAAAAGGCGCTGAAAATGACACGCGGTTACTGGGGTGCCCGTGGTAACGTATGGACCGTTGCCAAGAATACACTCGAAAAAGGTTTGGTGTATGCCTACCGCGACCGCAAACAGAAAAAACGCAACTTCCGCTCACTCTGGATTCAGCGTATTAACGCTGGCGCCCGCCTGCACGGAATGTCTTACTCCGAGTTCATGGGCAAAATCCACGACAAAGGCGTAACCTTAAACCGCAAAACACTTGCCGACCTCGCAATGAACCACCCCGATGCTTTCAAAGCGGTGGTTGATTCGATTAAGTAGGATGTTTCAAATACTACCAAAATCCCCGGTTTCAGCTTATGAAACCGGGGATTTTTATTTTGAGGAAACTTTATTTTATTTTTAAATATTATAAATGTTTTTTCAGTTAGTTGGAAAATTATAATTCGCCAACTTGGCTTATTTTCAGGCAAGTTGGCGAATTATAGATTCTGAAATTTTCTTGCTAAAGAGAGAAACGGAGATTATATTGACATACAAAAACCTGATTATCATTACTTTAAAAACAAGATAGTGTTTTTTATTCTGAATAATCAAAAATTTCATCGATTACAATTTCGTGATTTACGGAACTATAAAAATGCTCATTTTTTAAAGTGCCTTTAGCAGAAATAATTGTAATAAAAATATTTTTTCTTGAATTGCTTTTTCGCTCTATACAGCTTAGTTTATTAAATAGCTCCTGCTCATAGGCTTTGTTAATTACTAAGGGCGTATTCAGAAATTTGGCTTCAATAATATTTATCACGTTATCTGACTGATCGAAAATAAGATCAATCTGACAGCCTTTCGTATGTGCTGTACCCTTATCAATAAACGAATACACATTGTACTGAATACCGCCAATACCCAGTAATGCAGCAATGATTTTATGGTGCTTGAAACAGATGTTCTCAAATGCAATGCCCGACCATATTTTAAACGACTGACTGCCAGCCAGCGCAGCGCCATTCTTTACAGAAGCAGGGTTGTGTAAAAACTTGAAATAAAAGAGCGTGTACTCATCCGTGAGCCGGTAGAGCCTGTCTTCCCGTTTTTTCCCCATGTCGGATGTATTGGCAATAAACCCGCATTCCTCCAGCTCCTCAAGCACAGTGGTTAGTCCGCCTCCGCTGGGTAGTTTGGTGGCTTCAATAATTTCATTGCGGGTAAGCCCGCGGCCTTTGGCGGCCAGTACTTTTACCAGACGTTCATGCAGCCTGTAGTTTTTGAACAACGAAGCATATAAGTTTTCATACTCCGTTCTAAGGCCGGCATTCTTATTGAAAAACAATTCATTCAGAATTTGTGAAATACCTTTGCCTGGCTGCACCTGCTTCAGATAGTACGGAATACCACCAATACACATATACAACTGCACAATATCCTTATTGGTGAGTTTTACGTTGCGGTGTCTGAGATAGGCACGTGTTTCACCAAGATCAAAGGCTTCCAAACGTATGGTTTGTGTAAGCCGGTTATGCAAACCACCTCTGTTTCGGATAACCCGGTTTATGATCCAAGACGCGGCAGACCCGCAAATCACAAGCAGCACATCACTTCGCTTGCTGCAAAACGAATTCCAGAACTGCGTAAATGCAGCCATAAAGCCTGATCGCGGTGTATCATACCACGAGATCTCATCGAAAAAAACAACTTTTTTCTTTTTTCGCCGTGATGTTAAGCGAATAATATATTTCTCCAGAAACTGAAAAGCCAGCAACCATGAATCCGGTGCCGGTTTCTTCGCGGCAACAGGATACACCTTACCTAATTCAATCCAAAAATTCAATAACTGCTCATTCATTCCCGCATTAAACAAACCTGTGCAATCAAATACAATCTGCTTACCAAACCGCTCTCGAATCAGATATGTTTTTCCTACCCTTCTCCTTCCATACACCGCCAAAAACTCAGAATCATTACTTCTCAGCAATCGATCCATTACTTCCAGTTCTTTTTTCCTTCCAATTACAGCCATAACAAAACTTATATTTCGCCAAGTTAGCAAATTTTACCCAAACTTGGCGAAATATAAATTTCGCAAAAACCTATCAAAAAACACTAAAAACCAACCACTAAAACCTTATTTTCAACAACTTAACTAAACATCCCCGAACAAGTTTCTAATTTCATTTTTTAGCAATTTCCCCATTCCGTTTCTTGGCAAATCTGTAACCAGCACAATTCTCGAAGGAAGCTTATATCCCGCTATTTTATCCGTCAAAAACTCTCTTAATTCTTCAATAGAAATATCTCCTTCTCCTTCTTTTTTTATTAGTGCAGCTCCTACACGTTCTCCCCACATTTCATCAGGCACCCCCACTACTGCACAAGCTGCTATTTTCGGATGTGTAAGTAATACATTCTCTATCTCAAGTGCCGATACTTTGTATCCGCCGGTCTTAATAATATCCGTTGATATCCGACCGGCAATACGATATATCCCCTCCTGTCTTTCCGCCATATCGCCGGTTTTAAACCAGCCATCAGCCGTAAACGCGGCTTTTGTCTCCTCAGGACGATGCCAGTATTCCTTAAACAACGCAGCACTTTTCACCTGAAGCTCGCCCTGTGCATCGGGAGCAGTTAAGATTTCACCTGTGTCTGCAGCGAGTCGTACTTCATTGCCGGGCAGCGGCGTGCCAACACAACCAGCCAGTCGATTTCCTTCGAGCGGATTACTAAGCACCATGCCCGTTTCCGTCATTCCATAACGCTCAAGTAATGTATGTGAGGTAATCTCTTTCCATTTCTGCAGCACCGGCACGGGCAAAGCCGCCGACCCCGAAACCATGAGCCTGAGCTTTGCGGCACCGCTGCTCCATTTCTGCCGCTTCTCTTCATCGGCATTTTCCCAGTGTGCAATGAGTTTAGCATAAATGGTGGGCACGGCCATAAACAGCGTATAATGCCCCGAAGCCAGCCCCGGCCATACATCAGCCTCATCGAAACCGGAGCGCATATCGCAGCGGGCACCAATCATAAGCGCGCAAAGCAGTTTATTGACAATGCCATGCGTATGATGCAACGGTAACACATGCAAAATGGAGTCGGCGGCTGTCCAGCCCCAGGCATTATGCAGCACAGTAATCTGTGCATACAGTGCGCTGTGCGTGTGTACAACGCCTTTGGGTTTTCCGGTGGTGCCGCTAGTAAAAAGCATGAGTGCCGGCTCTGCTGCTTTCGGATAGGGCAAATTGAGCGGCATAACCGCATCCTGCGGCGGACGCATGGCTTCTATTTCCTCGATACGCACGCGCATTTTAGGCAGACGCGCAAGCAGTTTACGCTGGCAGAGTACAGTTTGCGCACGGCTTTCGGTAATGGCGTATTCCAGTTCGGCCGGCGGGTGATCGATGCAAAGCGGCACAGCCATGCCACCGCAAAGCCAAACAGCCAGCAAAGAAGCCACATAGGGCAGGCCGGGCTGAGCCAGCAGCGCCACCGGAGCGCCTTTCAAATCCTCGCCGCCAAGATGGTGAAGGGCAATATCTTTTGCAGTAAGATAAACTTCGTCAGCGGTAAAAGTCCCCCGTGCATCGCGCAAAATACGGCGGCCTGGTTCATCCACAAGAATATCCGAAAACGCATCGAGAAATGTCATGCGGCAAAGTTAACCGCTCCGCACGTATGCACATCAAAAACCTCACATGTTATGCCTGCGCAGGATAAACACCCGCCTGCTTCATACGCGGATGCACCATGCGAAACCACAGTGGCGGAATCAGTGCAATGTAAAACATGCCAAAGTAACCACTGTTTAGTTCCGGGCCGCCTTCGTGTGTAATCAGCGTATGATACGGTTTTGAAGCCTTCATGTGATGATCGGCGTGGCGCGAAAGCTCGATGAGTGTGAGCCGGCTGCCCGGCGCATCAGACTGCCACGAATGCTGTGCTTCTACTTTGCGGCCCGGTTCGCGCATTAAACCGTAATGTTCTATGTAATTGACATACTCAAGCTGGAAGACAGCCACAAGCGATACACCCAGATAAGCCAGCAGTACCGTTGTATTGAGCCACCCGCCCAATGCTGCGCAAACAGCCAGCTGCAGCAAACCGGCGCGCACTACATAATTGCCCAGCCCGTATGCCGTACGGTTAAGCTTTTGTAATCTCGCCGCCTCAAGCCGAAGTGCGCTGTACCACTGCCCCGGAACTGTGCGCGCAAAAAATGCATAAAAACTCTCGCCAAGTCTGGCCGTAGCCGGATCGGCCATTGTGCCTACCGTGCGGTGATGTCCGCGCACATGTTCTACATAAAAATGCGTGTAATTCACCACAAACATATTCAACTGACCAAGCAGCCGTTCCAAAGCATTTTTGCGGTGAATAAGTTCGTGTGCCACTACAATGCCCGAAATACCAGCATTGAGCCCAACCGAGCCTGTGGCCAGTATTAACTGATGAAGTGTATAAGAATGCTGCGAAGCCCGAACAATCAATAACACAATTGCTGCAAGATGCAAGGCCGATGCAAGATATAGAATTACATCCGGAATTATTGACCACTGATTATCGGGCGGATTATCATGTTTGGGCGGTAATATCCAGTCGAGAAGCACCAGCACAACCAGATTCCAGACAATATTGAACACATGAAATACGGGATTGACCACACCTCCCGCCACAGCAAGTATGCCGGGCAGTAACGCCACCGTATATCGCAAGCCATAAGACATGTTCATGTCAATAAAGTTAATTATTGATTCTGCTCATAACGCCACATCAAATGGAATTTATACAAATCGGCTTAACTTTCCGTTAAACCTGTCTCTGTATTCCACGAAACGCACATAAACCAGTTTATAACATGCACCTTGCCGAAGTCATTCTCTACGTAAGCAAGCCTGTAAAAGTGCCGGCAAAGCTGCCGCGCACGCACTGGCCTGCGGCGCTTTAGCAGTAAGTGAAGCGCAAAACCGAAACTGGGGACACCGCGTGCCGTATGTG includes the following:
- the rplT gene encoding 50S ribosomal protein L20 encodes the protein MPRSVNHVASRARRKKALKMTRGYWGARGNVWTVAKNTLEKGLVYAYRDRKQKKRNFRSLWIQRINAGARLHGMSYSEFMGKIHDKGVTLNRKTLADLAMNHPDAFKAVVDSIK
- a CDS encoding acyl-CoA synthetase, which codes for MTFLDAFSDILVDEPGRRILRDARGTFTADEVYLTAKDIALHHLGGEDLKGAPVALLAQPGLPYVASLLAVWLCGGMAVPLCIDHPPAELEYAITESRAQTVLCQRKLLARLPKMRVRIEEIEAMRPPQDAVMPLNLPYPKAAEPALMLFTSGTTGKPKGVVHTHSALYAQITVLHNAWGWTAADSILHVLPLHHTHGIVNKLLCALMIGARCDMRSGFDEADVWPGLASGHYTLFMAVPTIYAKLIAHWENADEEKRQKWSSGAAKLRLMVSGSAALPVPVLQKWKEITSHTLLERYGMTETGMVLSNPLEGNRLAGCVGTPLPGNEVRLAADTGEILTAPDAQGELQVKSAALFKEYWHRPEETKAAFTADGWFKTGDMAERQEGIYRIAGRISTDIIKTGGYKVSALEIENVLLTHPKIAACAVVGVPDEMWGERVGAALIKKEGEGDISIEELREFLTDKIAGYKLPSRIVLVTDLPRNGMGKLLKNEIRNLFGDV
- the rpmI gene encoding 50S ribosomal protein L35, with amino-acid sequence MPKMKTNSSAKKRFALTGTGKIKRKHAFKRHILTKKETARKRRLTNDGLVSKGDMNNVKAMLCM
- a CDS encoding AAA family ATPase, whose amino-acid sequence is MAVIGRKKELEVMDRLLRSNDSEFLAVYGRRRVGKTYLIRERFGKQIVFDCTGLFNAGMNEQLLNFWIELGKVYPVAAKKPAPDSWLLAFQFLEKYIIRLTSRRKKKKVVFFDEISWYDTPRSGFMAAFTQFWNSFCSKRSDVLLVICGSAASWIINRVIRNRGGLHNRLTQTIRLEAFDLGETRAYLRHRNVKLTNKDIVQLYMCIGGIPYYLKQVQPGKGISQILNELFFNKNAGLRTEYENLYASLFKNYRLHERLVKVLAAKGRGLTRNEIIEATKLPSGGGLTTVLEELEECGFIANTSDMGKKREDRLYRLTDEYTLFYFKFLHNPASVKNGAALAGSQSFKIWSGIAFENICFKHHKIIAALLGIGGIQYNVYSFIDKGTAHTKGCQIDLIFDQSDNVINIIEAKFLNTPLVINKAYEQELFNKLSCIERKSNSRKNIFITIISAKGTLKNEHFYSSVNHEIVIDEIFDYSE
- a CDS encoding alkane 1-monooxygenase, coding for MNMSYGLRYTVALLPGILAVAGGVVNPVFHVFNIVWNLVVLVLLDWILPPKHDNPPDNQWSIIPDVILYLASALHLAAIVLLIVRASQHSYTLHQLILATGSVGLNAGISGIVVAHELIHRKNALERLLGQLNMFVVNYTHFYVEHVRGHHRTVGTMADPATARLGESFYAFFARTVPGQWYSALRLEAARLQKLNRTAYGLGNYVVRAGLLQLAVCAALGGWLNTTVLLAYLGVSLVAVFQLEYVNYIEHYGLMREPGRKVEAQHSWQSDAPGSRLTLIELSRHADHHMKASKPYHTLITHEGGPELNSGYFGMFYIALIPPLWFRMVHPRMKQAGVYPAQA